A window of Persephonella sp. genomic DNA:
GAACCTGATGAAAGTCTTGATAATACGCACCAACTGCAAAAAATGGTGTGTCTACCTTATGATAACATATCACTTCATCAAATATTTCTCTGGCTCTTGATATGCTATCTACAGGACATACAGGAACTGCAAGTATTACTTTTTGAGCTCCTCTTTCTTTTACAGACTTCCCTGCAGCCATTGCAGTATATCCTGTTGCTATTCCATCATCAACAATGATCACTATTTTTCCTTCAACATCTGGCTCTTTACCATCTGCATATTTCTCAAGTTTTTTTCTGGCTTCGTTTATGGCTTTTTGTATTGCCTCTTCAATATAAGGATACCCATAAGCATAAGGAGAGAGTATATATGTCCCATCTGGAGTTGCTGCTCCAATTGCTGCCTCTGGGTTGTCTGGAGGGGTTATTTTTTTGGCAATTATCATCCCAAATGGGATACCCAGCTTTTCTGCAATTTTATAAGCAACAGGCACTCCACCCCGTGGAATAGCCAAAATAATTGTATTTTCAGGATTATCTATGTAATTTTTCAGTAGATCTGCCAGTAGTAAGCCCGCTTCCTCTCTATCCTTAAACATCACAGATTATCCAGCTCAGATAGTATGTCTTCAACTTTATTGCCTTCTTCTTTTAAAATTTCTTCCCATTGACCTACTACGTCAATATCATTTCCTTCAATTTTTTCTTCTGCTTTGTCAATTTTTACAAGGAGAGGGATTTTTGTCATATTTCCTATTATTATT
This region includes:
- a CDS encoding phosphoribosyltransferase family protein — encoded protein: MFKDREEAGLLLADLLKNYIDNPENTIILAIPRGGVPVAYKIAEKLGIPFGMIIAKKITPPDNPEAAIGAATPDGTYILSPYAYGYPYIEEAIQKAINEARKKLEKYADGKEPDVEGKIVIIVDDGIATGYTAMAAGKSVKERGAQKVILAVPVCPVDSISRAREIFDEVICYHKVDTPFFAVGAYYQDFHQVQDYELFEYLQKAKEKNLLVQ